The window CCCTAAAAGCAGTAGTACTACTACTTGCAGATAGTTCTCCATTGATCAAGGGAACCATCAAGTCACACGAGAAGGTCGACTCTTGTTTCCATCTCCGAATCCAACATCCCACCCAGCTCTCAGGTGAACGCAATCTACGAAACTTGTTTCTGAAATAAACCTCCACAAATATTTCATACACTTGTCCTTCCACTACCACAGTAGCAATAGGGTTTGAATCAGACCCGAGTAATCTACGACGTACTAAAGTTTTAGGGTTTGAATCAGACCCGAGTAATCTACGACGTCCTAAATTTTTAGGGTTTGAAACATGAGCGAGCATGGAGGATGATCCTCTGAGAGAGATTGGAGGGAGGGTTGTGATTCCACCTTTACCTTGGTAAAAGGAGTTCACATCGGCCGCAGCAAACATCTTCTTCATGACGAACTCGTGGCTTCCTCGATCAAATTTAGAGCCATCACCGCAATAAGTTGTAGACTCGGAAGACCAATAAGCCTTGACTTGAACGTCGTCGTAATGCACGTCGTAGTTGACATTAGGGTTCCGGGCAGTGATATTGAGGTCGAGGCCGTAAAGAAGGGTGTGGCCGTCGGAGGTCAAGCTGAACTCGTTGAGGGAGGCCTGAGTGACGTGAATGAAGGGGCTAAAGGGTCTCGTGAGGGGAATCGTGGTGAAATGGACGATGAGATTGAAGAAGAGTGAAATCAAGCCAAAAAAGGCGAGGGCGAGTGTGAACAAGATGATGCCGACACCGAACAAAGAGGTAGAACAGCCAAACAGCACAGCCTGAATGGTCTTCATGATTTTGCGCTTGGGTTTCTGATCAGCCATGCTCGACATGCTGAACGCAATTGGGATACTCAGTTCTGGTCGACTTTCGAGTTATGAAAATATGATACTGTATGAAATATGTGACTCTGATTCAAACTCGTTATTAACCTAAAATAGGAGTCAGGGTTAACGTACAGCTTACGTGTTTGCATTGGATATATATATATATATATACATATATTTAAGTGGTTTTCTCCTTCTCCAACTCCAACTCCATCATATAATGAAAAAGGTAGTGTAGTTATACTGTGAATATAGTAGTGAGATCATCTGTAACTCTGATTCAAACTGGCTCTTAACCTAAATGGTTTTCTCCTTCTCCAACTCCTTATTCATATCATGAAATTTTGGCTACATTTACATGGCCAAAATCAGATCTATGTATTGTACTTATTGACCTATTGCATGTTTCTTTTTTCTTTTTTCTTTTTTTATTGGAAATCGGATACGCACTTGGTGATTTCTTCCTAACTGAATGGCGTGAATGCTGATATACTTTCTGTAGAAAAGTGTTTTTCATTGATTTGAAATGTTTACAATCTGTTCAATATATACAGACTATCCTTGACATTCTAGATAAGGGATTAGGAAAACCCCTTAATCAAAAAGATAAGGGATTAGGATGGAGAGAGTTTAGGAGAATCATGCTGGATGAGAGGATTGTGAGGCTTGATTGCAGGCACTGAGAGATTTGCGTTAACACTCAAGTCGGAAAGTGAAAGGCCTTAAAAACCTTAAGGCCATTTTGAGACTTAATCTTCTGCCCTCTCTATTTAACAGTACGTAGTTAAAACTCATCAACAATTTTGATAATCAAGCCACAATTAAACATCAAACACGCCACGCGTAAACATCAAATATAGTAATCCGGATGCGCATGCGCATATAAGATTCAGTTCTACATAGCAAGTCATAAACAGATCGAAATTATCCGTAAGAGCGAGGATATATATTAGAAAGCTAGCTAGCTAAATGTGATCAAGGAATAATCGATCTTATTAACACTGGACGGTCCTAAAAGGAATACTACTAGCACCGGCAGACTGGGATTTATCAATCAAGGGAACCAACAAGTCACACGAGAAGCCTGACTTATATACCCGGCTCCGGATCAAACTTCCCTCCCAGCTATCAGTTGATTTCGATCTATGCAACTTGTTTATGAAGAAAACCTCTACAAAAATTTCATAAACGTGTCCGTCCGCAGTAGCAAGTAAACTAGGGTTTGAATTAGCATGAGTAGTCATGAGCATGGAGGAATGATCGACGACCTCATCACCACTAAGCATCAATTGGTTCCCTTTAAAGCAGAGCGGAGGCAAAGCTGTTTCCTCCCCTTTGCCTTGCCAAAAGGAGTAGTTCATATTCGCCACAGCAAACAGCTTCTTCACGGTGAGCCGGCGGCCGTCATAAGTAGTAGTCTGGGGAGACCAATAAGCCTTGACTTGAACGTCGTCGTAATGGACGTCGTAGTTGACGTTAGGGTTCCGGGCAATGATGTTGAGGTCGAGGTCGTAACGGAGAGTGTGGCTGTCGGCGGTGAACTTGAACTCTTTGAGGGAGGCGTGAGTGATGCTGATAGAAGGGTTATAGGGATCCGAGCTGAGATAGAAAAACAGATAAAAAAAGCCGAACATGGCGGCGATAACGAGTAGGAGTTGACAGCACTCACAGCAGCAAACAGACATGTCGTCTTCCTCGGTTGTCATGATGATGATGATGATGATGGTGAATTGGTGATCATAATCAAGTGATACAAATGTGATTCTTATAAAAGGCTAGCACCCCAGAGGTTTAGACTGATAGAATCATACCAGAATTCTGCTTCTTAAAAAGATAATTATCCTTGATTAAGTAAATTAACAAATTTTAAAAAATCTAGTCGTTGTGAGTTTAACTCACAAAAGACTAGTTATAGACTTATAGTATTTGAGTTATTACCCGATAAAAAGAAGAGAAAATTTTTGATATTATCCTTGATTGATTTCGATCACTAAAAACAAACAACGAAAACTACAAAGCCTCGTCAATTCTTATTATTTTGCTTGCTATTTCTACCTTGTTCATTTAATTTTGTGTCATTCTAAGGTTATTCTTATTATTTTGCTTGCTATTTCTACCTTGGTCATTTAATTTTGTATCATTCTAAGGTTATGTTACTTGTGTATGTGTTGCCGTTTAATCTTCTGTCAAAGCATCGATCCAAGTTTTTGTGTAGAATTGTACTAGTTTCATTGTGTTTTTATAATCAGAGAAGGCATGCATGGTTAATTTTGTGCATTGTTGCAGAAGATAGAAGTTGCATTGTCCATTCTAATACTATTATGTAGTCACTCTTAGTCCCAGACTCCCAAACAAGAAATCAAGAATGCTCGCAGTTTCTACATAATAGATGACTCAACAAGAAGATCATACAAAGTTCAAATACATCCGTTTGCATTACTAATTACAAATTATTTGACTTGCAAATTAATAAAGCACAATACTTCTCTACAACAAAAACAACTTCAGTCTAGCTACTACAACCTAGGCTTCAGTCTAGCTACTACAACCTAGGACTAGAACAAATCTAATCGGATATAGTCCCT of the Fragaria vesca subsp. vesca linkage group LG6, FraVesHawaii_1.0, whole genome shotgun sequence genome contains:
- the LOC101303539 gene encoding uncharacterized protein LOC101303539, whose amino-acid sequence is MSVCCCECCQLLLVIAAMFGFFYLFFYLSSDPYNPSISITHASLKEFKFTADSHTLRYDLDLNIIARNPNVNYDVHYDDVQVKAYWSPQTTTYDGRRLTVKKLFAVANMNYSFWQGKGEETALPPLCFKGNQLMLSGDEVVDHSSMLMTTHANSNPSLLATADGHVYEIFVEVFFINKLHRSKSTDSWEGSLIRSRVYKSGFSCDLLVPLIDKSQSAGASSIPFRTVQC